In Oreochromis aureus strain Israel breed Guangdong linkage group 20, ZZ_aureus, whole genome shotgun sequence, the following are encoded in one genomic region:
- the mafba gene encoding transcription factor MafB, which yields MLQQVSAQRWRSQKNYCMKQERREETLINKSVFATLANTFAYLQKSRDNNMSAELSMGPELPSSPLALEYVNDFDLMKFDVKKEGLAGLDRNGVRQCNRLQPQGSVSSTPISTPCSSVPSSPSFSPTEQKNHLEELYWMPNNGYHQQIDPQTLSLTPEDAVEALIGATAHGHPPPPHVQQQLQQQGAFEGYRGPHHHHSHHGHSQQHHHPYAGGIPHHAEELSGHPGGHSHPHSQHHHHHSQDPDSPSPVSPESHQPLHHHRHHHHHHPHGHLSQSAAHHSSGGGLNVEDRFSDEQLVSMSVRELNRHLRGFSKDEVIRLKQKRRTLKNRGYAQSCRFKRVQQKHVLENEKTQLMNQVEQLKAEITRLARERDAYKLKCEKLTGSGANNGFREAGSTSDNPSSPEFFM from the coding sequence ATGCTACAGCAAGTCAGTGCACAGCGGTGGAGGAGCCAAAAGAACTATTGCATGAAACAAGAAAGGAGAGAAGAGACGCTGATTAATAAGTCAGTTTTTGCGACGCTCGCCAACACTTTTGCATATCTGCAAAAGAGTCGCGACAACAACATGAGCGCAGAGCTGAGCATGGGGCCGGAGCTGCCCAGCAGCCCTCTGGCTCTGGAATATGTGAACGATTTTGACCTGATGAAGTTTGACGTGAAGAAGGAAGGCCTGGCCGGGCTGGATCGCAACGGGGTGCGCCAGTGTAACCGTCTCCAACCCCAAGGCTCTGTGTCTTCCACCCCTATCAGTACACCCTGCAGCTCGGTGCCCTCGTCGCCCAGCTTCAGCCCCACAGAGCAGAAAAACCACCTGGAGGAGCTGTACTGGATGCCGAACAACGGgtaccaccagcagatagaCCCGCAGACGCTAAGCCTGACCCCGGAGGACGCAGTGGAGGCCCTGATTGGAGCGACAGCTCACGGCCACCCTCCGCCTCCGCACGTccaacagcagctgcagcagcaaggCGCTTTCGAGGGCTACAGGGGCCCGCATCACCACCACAGCCATCACGGCCACAGCCAGCAGCATCATCACCCCTATGCTGGGGGCATCCCGCACCACGCCGAGGAACTTTCCGGGCACCCGGGCGGACACAGCCACCCACatagccagcatcatcatcaccacagcCAAGACCCCGACAGCCCATCTCCGGTGTCCCCAGAGTCCCACCAGCCGCTGCACCATCACCGccaccatcatcaccaccatccACACGGCCACCTGAGCCAGTCAGCGGCGCACCACAGCTCCGGGGGCGGACTCAACGTGGAGGACCGTTTCTCCGACGAGCAGCTCGTATCCATGTCGGTGAGGGAGCTCAACAGACACCTACGGGGCTTCAGCAAGGACGAGGTCATCcgcctcaagcagaagaggaggaccCTGAAGAACCGGGGCTACGCTCAGTCCTGCCGGTTCAAGCGGGTGCAGCAGAAGCACGTGCTGGAGAACGAGAAGACGCAGCTGATGAACCAGGTGGAGCAGCTGAAGGCGGAGATCACCCGGCTGGCGAGGGAGAGGGACGCCTACAAACTCAAGTGTGAGAAACTGACGGGGTCAGGGGCCAATAACGGGTTCCGCGAGGCTGGCTCAACCAGTGACAACCCTTCATCACCAGAGTTTTTCATGTGA